The DNA sequence CCACGTCGGCCGGCCCATCTCGGTGCTGGTCGAGTCGGCCGGCGACGGCCTGGCCGAGGGGACCAGCGACAACTACATCAAGGTCCGCTTCCCGGGTGGTCCCGAGCTGGTCGACCGGGTCGTGACCGTGCGAGGCTTGCGAGCCGACACCGAGGGCATGGAGGGAACAACCCTTGAGGCTTGCCGGAGCTGATACAGAGGGCATGGAGGCCGAAGTCGCGTGACCGATCAAGACTGTCTCTTCTGCAAGATCGTGGCGAAGGACATTCCGGCGCAGGTCGTGCTGGACCGCGAGGACGTGCTCGCGTTCCGTGACGTCAACCCCCAGGCGCCGACCCACGTCCTGGTCATCCCCAAGGAGCACCTGACCAGCCTGGAGGCGGTCGGGGACGGGCACGGGCA is a window from the Actinomycetota bacterium genome containing:
- a CDS encoding tRNA (N(6)-L-threonylcarbamoyladenosine(37)-C(2))-methylthiotransferase MtaB; this encodes HVGRPISVLVESAGDGLAEGTSDNYIKVRFPGGPELVDRVVTVRGLRADTEGMEGTTLEACRS
- a CDS encoding histidine triad nucleotide-binding protein, whose translation is MTDQDCLFCKIVAKDIPAQVVLDREDVLAFRDVNPQAPTHVLVIPKEHLTSLEAVGDGHGQLLTSLVAAANEVAREDGVGGAWRLVTNVGRGAGQSVDHLHLHVLGGRGFTWPPG